From Sphingobium sp. RAC03, a single genomic window includes:
- a CDS encoding septal ring lytic transglycosylase RlpA family protein, with product MRMRRFAALCGAGAMALLLSACGGGQYRPVRDVPVKIGPPYVVRGVTYTPAADPGYDMLGYASWYGSESGNRTANGERFRPGWVTAAHTSLPLPSYIEVTALDTGRTIVVRVNDRGPFSGRGRVIDLSRGAAEQLGVRAQGHVPVRVRLVDPPEKDRARLRKGKAAPARPSVPEATLRKLRAQLRAAGL from the coding sequence ATGAGGATGAGACGATTTGCCGCGCTGTGCGGCGCGGGCGCGATGGCGCTGCTGCTGTCGGCCTGTGGTGGCGGTCAATACCGGCCGGTGCGGGATGTGCCGGTCAAGATCGGCCCGCCCTATGTGGTGCGTGGCGTCACCTACACGCCTGCGGCTGATCCGGGTTATGACATGCTGGGCTATGCCAGCTGGTATGGATCGGAATCGGGCAATCGCACCGCCAATGGCGAACGCTTCCGTCCCGGCTGGGTGACCGCCGCGCATACCAGCCTGCCGCTGCCGAGCTACATCGAGGTGACGGCGCTGGACACCGGACGCACCATCGTCGTGCGGGTCAATGATCGCGGGCCTTTTTCCGGGCGCGGGCGGGTGATCGACCTGTCGCGCGGCGCGGCCGAGCAATTGGGCGTGCGGGCGCAGGGGCATGTGCCGGTGCGGGTGCGGCTGGTCGATCCGCCCGAAAAGGATCGCGCCCGGCTGCGCAAGGGCAAGGCGGCACCGGCGCGCCCCTCCGTGCCCGAAGCTACCCTGCGCAAATTGCGCGCGCAGTTGCGCGCGGCGGGGCTGTAA
- a CDS encoding 2Fe-2S iron-sulfur cluster-binding protein has product MTRVTFISADGERRQEVDAPAGSVLLDIAQAAGQPLEGTCEGQMACSTCHVIVEATDFPRLGRASEDEEDMLDLAASATRTSRLSCQIILADGLDQLTVRIPPESYNMQGM; this is encoded by the coding sequence ATGACCAGGGTTACCTTCATCAGCGCTGACGGGGAACGGCGACAGGAGGTCGATGCCCCGGCGGGATCGGTGCTGCTCGACATCGCACAGGCGGCGGGCCAGCCGCTCGAAGGGACATGCGAGGGGCAGATGGCCTGTTCCACCTGCCATGTCATCGTCGAAGCCACCGATTTTCCGCGCCTCGGCCGCGCCAGCGAGGATGAGGAGGATATGCTCGACCTCGCCGCGTCCGCCACGCGCACCAGCCGCCTGTCATGCCAGATCATCCTGGCTGATGGGCTGGACCAGTTGACGGTGCGCATTCCGCCCGAATCCTACAATATGCAGGGTATGTGA
- the hisI gene encoding phosphoribosyl-AMP cyclohydrolase, with amino-acid sequence MTDARDKGLTLNPKYDDHGLITAVVTDVDSGDVLMVAHMNAQALALTVETGLAHFWSRSRQALWKKGETSGNMLAVRDIRIDCDQDAVWVKAVPAGPTCHTGARSCFFRRVGPDGLSAVD; translated from the coding sequence ATGACCGATGCGCGCGACAAGGGGCTGACCCTCAATCCCAAATATGACGACCATGGCCTGATCACGGCGGTGGTGACCGATGTGGACAGTGGCGACGTGCTGATGGTCGCGCATATGAATGCGCAGGCACTGGCGTTGACGGTCGAAACGGGCCTGGCCCATTTCTGGTCGCGCAGTCGGCAGGCGCTGTGGAAGAAGGGCGAAACGTCGGGCAACATGCTGGCGGTGCGCGACATTCGCATCGATTGCGATCAGGATGCGGTTTGGGTGAAGGCGGTGCCTGCCGGGCCGACCTGCCACACTGGCGCGCGCTCCTGTTTCTTCCGCCGGGTCGGCCCCGATGGCCTGAGCGCAGTCGATTAG
- the lon gene encoding endopeptidase La translates to MTVQYPLLPLRDIVVFPQMIVPLFVGRDKSVSALEAAMEGNKEIFLVSQLDPAEDDPGQDSLYDTGVVAVVLQLLKLPDGTVRVLVEGKHRARLTTMAETGTHLVADVESVEDIAAEGPEAAALMRSVAEQFENYAKLNKKLPAETPVQLREIEDAGRLADAVSANINVKVSDKQSLLVEADPVKRLEMVFAFMEGELGVLQVEKKIRGRVKRQMEKTQREYYLNEQLKAIQRELGNGEGEEGDELAELAEKIAKTKLSKEARAKATAELKKLKGMQPMSAEATVVRNYLDVLLGLPWGKKGKVKNDLKRAQDVLDEDHFALDKVKDRIIEYLAVQARTNKLKGPILCLVGPPGVGKTSLGRSIAKATGREFVRQSLGGVRDEAEIRGHRRTYIGSLPGKIVTNLKKAGTMNPLFLLDEIDKLGQDFRGDPASALLEVLDPEQNSKFQDHYLEIDVDLSDIMFVTTANSLNLPQALLDRMEIIRLEGYTEDEKVEIAQRHLIAKQIDAHGLKEGEFEVTEAAVRDLIRYYTREAGVRTLEREVARLARKALRKILEGVYDKVVITPDTLADYAGVRKFRHGVGEEEHQIGAVTGLAWTEVGGELLTIEAVTVPGKGMIKTTGKLGDVMTESIQAAFSYVKARSPGYGIKPSIFNRKDIHIHLPEGAVPKDGPSAGIGMVTCIVSTLTGIPVHKDVAMTGEVTLRGRVLPIGGLKEKLLAALRGGIKTVLIPQENEKDLAEIPANIRDGLEIVPVSHVDEVLARALMSVPEAIAWTEEDDLAAQPSNGQGRDGDATLRH, encoded by the coding sequence ATGACTGTGCAATATCCCCTTCTGCCGCTGCGTGACATCGTCGTCTTTCCGCAGATGATCGTCCCGCTCTTCGTCGGTCGCGACAAGAGCGTTTCCGCGCTGGAAGCGGCGATGGAAGGCAATAAGGAAATCTTCCTGGTGTCGCAGCTCGACCCGGCCGAGGATGATCCGGGCCAGGATTCGCTCTATGATACGGGCGTCGTGGCGGTTGTGCTGCAATTGCTCAAGCTGCCCGATGGCACGGTGCGCGTGCTGGTCGAAGGCAAGCATCGTGCGCGGCTGACGACGATGGCGGAGACCGGCACGCATCTGGTCGCCGATGTCGAGTCGGTCGAGGATATTGCCGCCGAAGGGCCGGAAGCCGCCGCGCTGATGCGCTCGGTCGCTGAACAGTTTGAGAATTACGCCAAGCTCAACAAGAAGCTGCCCGCCGAAACGCCGGTGCAGCTGCGCGAGATCGAGGATGCCGGGCGGTTGGCCGATGCCGTGTCCGCCAACATCAACGTCAAAGTGTCCGACAAGCAATCGCTGCTGGTCGAGGCTGATCCGGTCAAGCGGCTGGAAATGGTGTTCGCCTTCATGGAAGGCGAACTGGGTGTCTTGCAGGTCGAAAAGAAGATCCGTGGTCGCGTGAAGCGGCAGATGGAGAAGACCCAGCGCGAATATTATCTCAACGAGCAGCTAAAAGCGATCCAGCGCGAACTGGGCAATGGCGAAGGTGAGGAAGGCGACGAACTGGCCGAACTGGCCGAGAAGATCGCCAAGACCAAGCTGAGCAAGGAAGCCCGCGCCAAGGCGACGGCCGAGCTTAAGAAGCTCAAGGGCATGCAGCCCATGTCGGCTGAGGCCACTGTGGTGCGCAACTATCTCGACGTGCTGCTGGGCTTGCCCTGGGGCAAGAAGGGCAAGGTCAAGAACGACCTCAAGCGCGCGCAGGATGTCCTCGATGAGGATCATTTCGCGCTCGACAAGGTCAAGGACCGGATCATCGAATATCTCGCGGTGCAGGCGCGTACCAATAAGCTGAAAGGCCCGATCCTGTGCCTCGTCGGCCCGCCGGGGGTGGGCAAGACCTCGCTTGGCCGTTCGATCGCCAAGGCGACGGGGCGCGAGTTCGTGCGCCAGTCGCTGGGCGGCGTGCGCGACGAAGCCGAAATTCGTGGTCACCGCCGCACCTACATCGGCTCGCTGCCGGGCAAGATCGTCACGAATTTGAAGAAAGCGGGGACGATGAACCCGCTGTTCCTGCTCGATGAGATCGACAAGCTGGGCCAGGATTTCCGCGGCGATCCGGCATCCGCACTGCTCGAAGTGCTGGACCCCGAACAGAATAGCAAGTTTCAGGACCATTATCTGGAGATCGACGTCGATCTTTCGGATATCATGTTCGTGACGACCGCCAACTCGTTGAATTTGCCGCAGGCCTTGCTGGACCGGATGGAGATCATCCGGCTGGAAGGCTATACCGAGGACGAGAAAGTCGAGATCGCGCAGCGGCATCTGATCGCCAAGCAGATCGACGCCCATGGCCTGAAGGAAGGCGAGTTTGAGGTGACCGAGGCGGCCGTTCGCGACCTCATCCGTTACTATACCCGCGAGGCGGGCGTCCGCACGCTGGAGCGCGAAGTCGCGCGGCTGGCGCGCAAGGCGCTGCGCAAGATCCTCGAAGGCGTCTATGACAAGGTCGTCATCACGCCGGACACGCTCGCCGACTATGCCGGTGTGCGGAAGTTCCGCCATGGCGTGGGCGAGGAAGAGCATCAGATCGGCGCGGTAACGGGCCTTGCCTGGACCGAGGTGGGCGGCGAACTGCTGACGATCGAGGCGGTCACCGTGCCCGGCAAGGGCATGATCAAGACGACCGGCAAGCTCGGCGATGTGATGACCGAATCGATCCAGGCGGCCTTCTCTTATGTGAAGGCGCGCTCGCCGGGCTATGGCATCAAGCCCAGCATCTTCAATCGCAAGGACATCCACATCCATCTGCCCGAAGGCGCAGTGCCCAAGGATGGGCCGTCGGCGGGCATCGGCATGGTCACCTGCATCGTGTCGACGTTGACCGGCATCCCCGTCCACAAGGATGTCGCGATGACCGGCGAGGTGACCTTGCGCGGTCGCGTCCTGCCGATCGGCGGCTTGAAGGAAAAGCTGTTGGCGGCGTTGCGCGGTGGCATCAAGACGGTGTTGATCCCGCAGGAAAATGAGAAAGACCTAGCGGAAATTCCGGCCAATATCCGTGACGGGCTGGAAATCGTGCCCGTCAGCCATGTGGACGAAGTGCTGGCGCGTGCCTTGATGTCGGTGCCCGAAGCGATCGCCTGGACCGAAGAGGATGACCTGGCCGCGCAGCCAAGCAATGGCCAGGGGCGCGACGGGGACGCTACGCTGCGGCATTGA
- the blaSGM gene encoding SGM family class A beta-lactamase: MKRLSALALLLLIAAPSSAAEKQKKTKEPVPTGQLDSLLPPAPRYLVPQSALAQVRNPKEIEQETGGRLGVALVDKQGALLLGFNRDEPFAMCSTFKAPLAAAVLIGAEGGKFGLEGEISFSKDDILDYAPVVKANRKRGRMSMAELAQAAVEVSDNSAANLLLPMLGGPQGLTAFMRAHGDSVTRLDRNEPDLNENAEGDPRDTTTPAAMAGLMGRLLFRDMQGESADRLRGWLNASSTGDKRIKAGLPEGWTSGSKTGSCGTAYNDVALVKSPAGDEYILAVYLDRPTVDAKKAEAAIAETARAALEFVGQAQKSGLE; this comes from the coding sequence ATGAAACGCTTGTCCGCGCTTGCCTTGCTGCTGCTGATCGCCGCGCCGTCCAGCGCCGCCGAGAAGCAGAAAAAGACCAAGGAGCCGGTGCCGACCGGGCAGCTTGATTCGCTGCTGCCGCCTGCGCCGCGCTATCTGGTGCCGCAATCGGCGCTGGCGCAGGTGCGCAATCCCAAGGAGATTGAGCAGGAAACCGGCGGGCGGCTGGGTGTCGCGCTGGTCGATAAGCAGGGCGCGCTCTTGCTGGGCTTCAACCGCGACGAGCCGTTCGCGATGTGCTCGACCTTCAAGGCGCCATTGGCGGCGGCGGTGCTGATCGGCGCGGAGGGCGGTAAGTTCGGGCTGGAAGGAGAGATATCCTTCAGCAAGGACGATATTCTCGATTATGCGCCGGTGGTGAAGGCAAACCGCAAGCGCGGCCGGATGAGCATGGCCGAACTGGCGCAGGCGGCGGTCGAAGTGAGCGACAATAGTGCGGCGAACCTGCTGCTGCCGATGCTGGGCGGGCCGCAGGGGCTGACCGCCTTCATGCGCGCGCATGGCGACAGCGTGACCCGGCTGGATCGTAACGAGCCGGACCTGAACGAAAATGCCGAGGGCGACCCGCGCGACACGACCACGCCCGCCGCGATGGCCGGGCTGATGGGGCGGCTGTTGTTCCGCGACATGCAGGGGGAGAGCGCCGATCGGCTGCGCGGCTGGCTGAACGCCAGCAGCACGGGCGACAAGCGGATCAAGGCGGGCCTGCCCGAAGGCTGGACGTCGGGCAGCAAGACCGGCAGCTGCGGCACCGCTTATAATGACGTGGCGCTGGTCAAGTCGCCGGCGGGCGATGAATATATATTGGCGGTCTATCTCGACCGGCCGACGGTCGATGCCAAGAAGGCCGAGGCAGCGATTGCCGAGACGGCGCGGGCTGCGTTGGAATTTGTCGGGCAGGCGCAAAAGAGCGGGCTGGAATAG
- a CDS encoding DNA polymerase III subunit gamma/tau — protein sequence MSDSQQPYRVLARKYRPRSFHELIGQDAMVQTLGNAIRRGRLAHAFLMTGVRGVGKTSTARLIAKALNCIGADGQGGPTIDPCGVCEPCTAIAEGRHIDVVEMDAASHTGVDDVREIIEAVRYAAVSARYKIYIIDEVHMLSKNAFNALLKTLEEPPAHVKFLFATTEVNKVPVTVLSRCQRFDLRRIPAELLASHFAHVVEAEKVAAEPDALSLIAQAAEGSARDGLSILDQAIAHAEMGEGEPVVTAAQVRDMLGLSDRGAVRRLLGLLLAGDTAALLVAVRDQYALGVEPLALMRGLMELVHAVTLVKAGRDIASPGQSAEERDALADWAAQIGFAPLHRLWQLLVKGHDEVASAILPIESCEMALLRVMHAATMPDPGEIARMLREGGPVAAAAPGAVAATTGAGPAAQLPATFPDLIEAFWQRGKGQLAQELHDSVALVRYAPPELDYRGAPSLSADFAARIVPALKEVTGVAWRVAQSDGEAQPTLLAQEQAAQANARATILETPVVKAAMAAFPDAELDDRLEQWSVGQ from the coding sequence ATGTCCGATTCCCAGCAGCCCTATCGCGTCCTCGCGCGCAAATATCGACCGCGCAGCTTTCATGAGCTGATCGGGCAGGACGCGATGGTCCAGACGCTGGGCAATGCGATCCGGCGCGGGCGGCTGGCCCATGCCTTTTTGATGACGGGCGTGCGCGGGGTCGGCAAGACATCGACCGCGCGGCTGATCGCCAAGGCGCTCAACTGCATCGGCGCGGACGGGCAGGGCGGGCCGACGATCGACCCGTGTGGCGTCTGCGAACCCTGCACCGCGATCGCCGAGGGCCGCCATATCGACGTGGTCGAGATGGACGCGGCCAGCCATACCGGCGTCGATGACGTGCGCGAGATTATCGAGGCGGTGCGCTATGCTGCCGTCTCCGCGCGCTACAAGATCTACATCATCGACGAAGTGCATATGCTGTCCAAAAACGCCTTCAACGCGCTGTTGAAGACGTTGGAGGAGCCGCCCGCCCATGTGAAATTCCTGTTCGCGACGACCGAAGTGAACAAGGTGCCGGTCACCGTCCTGTCGCGCTGCCAGCGGTTCGACCTGCGGCGTATTCCGGCCGAACTGCTGGCCAGCCATTTCGCTCATGTAGTCGAAGCGGAGAAAGTCGCGGCGGAGCCGGATGCGCTGTCGCTGATCGCGCAGGCCGCCGAAGGGTCGGCGCGCGATGGCCTCTCCATCCTCGACCAGGCAATCGCCCATGCGGAGATGGGGGAGGGGGAGCCGGTCGTCACGGCGGCGCAGGTGCGCGACATGCTGGGCCTGTCCGATCGCGGGGCGGTGCGCCGTCTGCTGGGACTGCTGCTGGCGGGTGATACCGCCGCGCTGCTGGTCGCCGTGCGCGATCAATATGCGCTGGGCGTCGAGCCGCTGGCGCTGATGCGCGGGCTGATGGAACTGGTCCATGCCGTGACATTGGTGAAGGCAGGGCGCGACATCGCCAGCCCCGGCCAGTCCGCCGAGGAGCGCGATGCGCTGGCCGACTGGGCCGCGCAAATCGGCTTCGCGCCCTTGCATCGGCTGTGGCAATTGCTGGTCAAGGGGCATGACGAGGTGGCGAGCGCCATCCTGCCGATCGAAAGCTGTGAAATGGCGCTGCTGCGAGTGATGCACGCCGCGACCATGCCCGATCCGGGCGAGATTGCGCGGATGCTGCGCGAGGGCGGGCCTGTTGCTGCTGCGGCACCGGGCGCGGTGGCTGCAACGACAGGCGCTGGTCCTGCCGCGCAATTGCCGGCCACTTTCCCCGATCTGATCGAGGCCTTCTGGCAGCGGGGCAAGGGGCAGCTAGCGCAGGAACTCCATGATAGCGTCGCGCTGGTGCGCTATGCGCCGCCCGAACTGGATTATCGGGGGGCACCCTCACTATCGGCGGATTTTGCGGCGCGGATCGTGCCTGCGCTCAAGGAGGTGACGGGTGTTGCCTGGCGCGTGGCGCAGAGCGATGGCGAGGCGCAGCCGACCTTGTTAGCGCAGGAGCAGGCCGCGCAGGCCAATGCCCGCGCCACTATTCTCGAAACCCCGGTGGTGAAGGCGGCGATGGCGGCCTTTCCCGATGCGGAGCTGGACGACCGGCTCGAACAATGGAGTGTAGGACAATGA
- a CDS encoding HU family DNA-binding protein — MNKQDLISAVAESSGLTKNDATKAVEGVFDAITGALKKGDEVRLVGFGTFSVTQRKASTGRNPRTGETMTIKASTQPKFKAGKGLKDSVN; from the coding sequence ATGAACAAGCAGGATCTGATCAGCGCGGTTGCCGAAAGCAGCGGCCTTACCAAGAATGACGCGACCAAGGCTGTGGAAGGCGTGTTCGATGCCATCACCGGCGCGCTGAAGAAGGGCGACGAAGTGCGCCTGGTCGGCTTTGGCACTTTCTCCGTCACCCAGCGCAAGGCATCGACCGGCCGCAACCCGCGCACCGGCGAAACGATGACCATCAAGGCGTCGACCCAACCCAAGTTCAAGGCCGGCAAGGGCCTCAAGGATTCGGTCAACTGA
- a CDS encoding L,D-transpeptidase family protein: MAALLKALAKSAGPKLAIGAGLAGIGLLASGWIDRPAAEEPAPPAPIAKAPPAPAPAPAKPAERRSDQPMTIDPRALTVKRVLKIDGPFRHGDYAWDESGAPTTGPVIITVDLRAQTLSVFRAGYEIGAAVILYGATDKPSPLGAFPITQKDADHYSNLYDNAPMPYMLRLTSDGVAIHGSDVQWGKATHGCIGVPVAFAQKLFGVTKLGDVVVITNGKRLDVSKAQVGA; this comes from the coding sequence ATGGCAGCTCTGCTCAAAGCATTGGCGAAAAGCGCTGGTCCCAAGCTGGCGATCGGCGCGGGGCTGGCGGGCATTGGCCTGCTTGCGTCGGGCTGGATCGACCGCCCCGCCGCCGAAGAACCCGCCCCGCCTGCGCCCATAGCAAAGGCACCACCTGCCCCCGCCCCTGCCCCCGCAAAGCCCGCCGAACGCCGCAGCGATCAGCCAATGACGATCGATCCGCGCGCCCTGACGGTCAAACGCGTCCTCAAGATCGACGGCCCGTTCCGCCATGGCGACTATGCCTGGGACGAAAGCGGTGCGCCGACGACCGGCCCCGTCATCATCACCGTGGACCTGCGCGCGCAAACGCTATCGGTGTTCCGCGCAGGCTATGAAATCGGCGCGGCGGTCATCCTCTATGGCGCGACCGACAAGCCCAGCCCCCTGGGCGCCTTCCCGATCACGCAGAAGGACGCCGACCATTATTCCAACCTCTACGACAATGCACCGATGCCCTATATGCTGCGCCTGACCAGCGACGGCGTGGCGATCCATGGCAGCGACGTGCAATGGGGCAAGGCAACCCATGGCTGCATCGGCGTCCCCGTCGCCTTCGCGCAAAAATTGTTCGGTGTCACCAAATTGGGCGACGTCGTCGTCATCACCAACGGCAAGCGGCTCGACGTCAGCAAGGCGCAGGTCGGGGCGTAG
- a CDS encoding YbaB/EbfC family nucleoid-associated protein produces MKDLNEILGMASRVQEELQRAQDNLDKLEVEGAAGGGLVKVKASAKGRILGVSIDDSLLAPSEKQMLEDLVTAAFNDARKKADEVSNAEMGKMTAGLPLPPGFKLPF; encoded by the coding sequence ATGAAGGATCTGAACGAAATCCTGGGCATGGCAAGCCGTGTGCAGGAAGAATTGCAGCGTGCGCAGGACAATCTCGACAAGCTGGAAGTCGAAGGCGCGGCGGGCGGCGGCCTCGTCAAGGTCAAGGCTTCGGCCAAGGGCCGCATCCTCGGCGTATCGATCGACGACAGCCTGCTGGCGCCGTCGGAAAAGCAGATGCTCGAAGACCTGGTCACCGCCGCGTTCAACGATGCGCGCAAGAAGGCGGACGAGGTCAGCAATGCCGAAATGGGCAAGATGACCGCTGGCCTGCCCTTGCCCCCCGGCTTCAAACTGCCGTTCTGA
- a CDS encoding YitT family protein — translation MTPTHAFPAARPHNLAEDGYAIALGCAFIAMGLMLLKQANLVTGGMAGIALLLSYLIHWSPATLFLLINIPFFLFAGRAMGAAFGLKTLFANIAIMGLGTMMPLALELARVSPLFAALFGGSIIGFGILAIARHGAGVGGLGVIALTLQKTRGWNAGRTQMIGDAIILAASLPLLSADRFALSVLSAAAINAVLIVNHRPGRYIGH, via the coding sequence ATGACTCCCACGCATGCCTTCCCAGCCGCCCGCCCGCACAATCTCGCCGAAGATGGCTATGCCATTGCGCTTGGCTGCGCCTTCATCGCCATGGGGCTGATGCTGCTGAAACAGGCCAATCTGGTGACGGGCGGCATGGCGGGCATTGCGCTGCTGCTGTCCTATCTGATCCACTGGTCGCCAGCGACGCTGTTCCTGCTGATCAACATCCCCTTCTTCCTGTTCGCCGGGCGGGCGATGGGCGCGGCCTTCGGCCTGAAAACGCTGTTCGCCAATATCGCGATCATGGGGCTGGGCACGATGATGCCGCTGGCGCTGGAACTGGCACGGGTCAGCCCGCTCTTTGCCGCGCTGTTCGGCGGATCGATCATCGGTTTCGGGATCCTCGCCATCGCGCGCCATGGCGCGGGCGTCGGTGGCCTCGGCGTCATCGCGCTCACGCTGCAAAAGACGCGGGGATGGAATGCGGGCCGCACGCAGATGATCGGCGACGCCATCATCCTGGCGGCATCGCTACCGCTGCTGAGCGCCGATCGCTTCGCGCTGTCGGTCCTGTCGGCGGCGGCGATCAATGCCGTGCTGATCGTCAACCACCGGCCGGGCCGCTATATCGGCCATTGA
- a CDS encoding aspartyl/asparaginyl beta-hydroxylase domain-containing protein, giving the protein MSDQAREEALAQAALVALRGGNAAKARATLAQMAAPPPMLLAQVCNRLGDRDGEAEALRAILAGDPRNLPALLAMGHNAQARGDDRGAISWRRTALAQAAAHGAPPQLQPMLQQAQDAIAQSSQRFEDHLTAAIRDLPPLPRIAHATDLLLGKREIYLQQPSMFYFPGLPQRAFYERSDFDWVAPMEAMTDAIVAELAAVRAGAPDFAPYVQTSKERPAPNNKLRDDPSWGAYYFWQSGAPVADHATRCPAVMAALDHAPMPVIEGRSPTALWSLLKPGTHIAPHHGLLNTRLICHLPLLTPPDCALRVGAETRPWHRGEMLIFDDSIEHEAWNRSADTRVILLFEVWRPEIVAEERAALTLLFQAIDQYGPAQIDTGG; this is encoded by the coding sequence ATGAGCGATCAGGCAAGAGAAGAGGCGCTGGCCCAGGCCGCATTGGTGGCGCTGCGCGGCGGTAACGCGGCCAAGGCGCGCGCGACACTGGCGCAGATGGCCGCGCCGCCGCCGATGCTGCTGGCGCAGGTCTGCAATCGGCTCGGCGATCGGGATGGCGAGGCGGAGGCCCTGCGCGCGATCCTGGCGGGCGATCCGCGCAACCTGCCCGCTTTGCTCGCCATGGGTCATAATGCGCAGGCGCGCGGTGACGATCGTGGCGCGATCAGCTGGCGGCGCACCGCGCTGGCGCAGGCGGCCGCCCATGGCGCGCCGCCGCAATTGCAACCGATGCTGCAACAGGCGCAAGACGCGATCGCCCAATCGAGCCAACGGTTCGAGGATCATCTGACCGCCGCGATCCGCGACCTGCCGCCGCTACCCCGCATCGCGCACGCCACCGACCTGCTGCTCGGCAAGCGCGAGATATATCTGCAACAGCCCAGCATGTTCTATTTCCCCGGCCTACCCCAGCGCGCCTTTTACGAGCGCAGCGATTTCGACTGGGTCGCGCCAATGGAGGCGATGACCGACGCGATCGTCGCTGAACTGGCGGCGGTGCGCGCGGGTGCGCCGGACTTCGCGCCCTATGTCCAGACATCGAAGGAGCGTCCGGCCCCCAACAACAAGTTGCGCGACGATCCCAGTTGGGGGGCCTATTATTTCTGGCAGAGCGGCGCGCCGGTGGCGGACCATGCCACGCGCTGCCCAGCCGTCATGGCCGCGCTCGACCATGCGCCGATGCCGGTGATCGAAGGGCGATCGCCGACGGCGCTGTGGTCGCTGCTCAAGCCCGGCACCCATATCGCACCCCATCATGGCCTGCTCAACACGCGGCTCATCTGCCACCTGCCACTGCTGACGCCCCCCGATTGCGCGCTGCGCGTCGGCGCGGAAACGCGGCCCTGGCACCGGGGCGAGATGCTGATCTTTGACGACAGTATCGAACATGAGGCCTGGAACCGCAGCGCCGACACCCGCGTCATCCTGCTGTTCGAAGTGTGGCGGCCGGAGATCGTGGCGGAGGAACGCGCGGCGCTGACCCTGTTGTTCCAAGCGATCGACCAATATGGCCCGGCGCAGATCGACACCGGCGGATAA
- a CDS encoding MFS transporter, whose product MGTRPHQAQPALVLFALAVGAFAIGTTEFAAMSLLPFFARDLGIDVPTAGHAISAYALGVVAGAPVIAAFGARLPRRHLLIGLMALFAIGNGLSALSPSYGWMLAFRFLSGVPHGAYFGVAALVAAKLVPIEKRAQAIARVMSGLTIATVLGVPVANWMGQALGWRSGFFVVTALAIATMTLVALYAPRDAGDPKASAARELTALAKPQVWLTLLTGAIGFGGLFAVYTYVASTMIEVTGVSEVWVPVILMIFGVGMTIGNLVAAWMADRALNRTVILVLLWSAGALALFPLMAGNIWTLSLIIFLIGAGGGLGTPLQARLMDVSGDAQTLAAALHHSAFNVANALGPWLGGMAIAAGYGLTSTGWIGAALALGGLVVFLLSIALQQRTTRMIAVPAE is encoded by the coding sequence ATGGGCACCCGCCCCCACCAGGCGCAACCCGCGCTCGTCCTTTTCGCGTTGGCCGTTGGCGCCTTCGCTATCGGGACCACCGAATTTGCGGCGATGAGTCTGCTGCCCTTCTTCGCCCGTGACCTCGGCATCGATGTGCCGACCGCCGGCCATGCGATAAGCGCCTATGCTTTGGGCGTGGTGGCGGGCGCGCCAGTGATCGCCGCCTTTGGCGCGCGCCTGCCGCGGCGCCACTTGCTGATCGGCCTGATGGCCTTGTTCGCGATCGGCAATGGCCTGTCGGCGCTGTCGCCCAGCTATGGCTGGATGCTCGCCTTCCGCTTCCTGAGCGGCGTGCCGCATGGCGCCTATTTCGGTGTCGCCGCCTTGGTGGCCGCGAAATTGGTGCCGATCGAAAAGCGCGCGCAGGCGATTGCGCGGGTCATGTCGGGCCTCACCATCGCCACGGTGCTGGGCGTGCCCGTCGCCAACTGGATGGGGCAGGCGCTGGGCTGGCGGTCGGGCTTTTTCGTGGTCACCGCGCTCGCCATCGCAACCATGACGCTGGTGGCGCTCTACGCCCCGCGCGACGCAGGCGACCCCAAGGCGAGCGCCGCGCGCGAACTGACCGCGCTCGCCAAGCCACAGGTCTGGCTGACGCTGCTGACCGGCGCAATCGGTTTTGGCGGGCTGTTCGCGGTCTATACCTATGTCGCCTCGACCATGATCGAGGTGACCGGCGTATCCGAGGTCTGGGTGCCAGTGATCCTGATGATCTTTGGCGTCGGCATGACGATCGGCAACCTCGTCGCCGCGTGGATGGCCGACCGGGCGCTCAACCGCACCGTCATCCTCGTGCTGCTGTGGAGCGCGGGCGCATTGGCGCTGTTCCCGCTGATGGCGGGCAATATCTGGACGCTCAGCCTCATCATCTTCCTGATCGGCGCGGGCGGCGGGCTTGGCACGCCGTTGCAGGCGCGGTTGATGGACGTGTCGGGCGATGCGCAGACGCTCGCGGCGGCACTGCACCATAGCGCCTTCAACGTCGCCAATGCGCTTGGCCCGTGGCTCGGCGGCATGGCGATCGCGGCGGGCTATGGCCTAACCTCGACCGGCTGGATCGGTGCCGCGCTGGCGCTGGGCGGCCTCGTCGTCTTCCTCCTGTCGATCGCTTTGCAACAGCGGACCACGCGGATGATCGCGGTTCCGGCCGAATAA